In Kingella potus, the following proteins share a genomic window:
- a CDS encoding acyl carrier protein: MSEAEIRSLLADTLVSLFEIEPERIRPDTNLYEDLEIDSIDAIDLIDSIKRETGRKLNAEDFRNVRTVDDVVKAC, from the coding sequence CTGAGCGAAGCCGAAATCCGCAGCCTGCTTGCCGACACGCTGGTCAGCCTGTTTGAAATAGAACCCGAGCGCATCCGCCCCGACACCAACCTGTATGAAGATTTGGAAATCGACAGCATAGACGCGATTGACCTCATCGACAGCATCAAACGCGAAACAGGGCGCAAGCTCAACGCCGAAGACTTCCGCAACGTACGCACCGTGGACGATGTGGTCAAAGCGTGTTGA
- a CDS encoding phosphopantetheine-binding protein — protein MNDLEQQIKQLIIDSLALEDITPDDIGSEAPLFGDEGLGLDSVDALELGLAVQKTFGFQLDGENDNLRDNFASVKTLAEFVKSRQAQA, from the coding sequence ATGAACGACTTAGAACAGCAAATCAAACAACTCATCATCGACAGCCTCGCATTGGAAGACATCACGCCCGATGACATCGGCAGCGAAGCCCCGCTCTTCGGCGACGAAGGCTTGGGGCTGGATTCGGTGGACGCGCTGGAACTGGGCTTGGCGGTGCAGAAAACCTTCGGCTTCCAGCTTGACGGCGAAAACGACAACCTGCGCGACAATTTTGCCAGCGTCAAAACACTGGCGGAATTTGTCAAAAGCCGCCAAGCCCAAGCCTAA